The Starkeya sp. ORNL1 DNA window CGATGCCGACTGGATGCGGGGCCAGTCGGTCGGCGTCTATCCGGTCCGCAACAGCGCGCCGGAGCCGTTGGTCGCCGAGCTCGAGAATGTGATGGATGCGGGCGAAGGCGGGCTGAGCCACAACCTCGTCAAGTTCCAGGTCGTTAGTCGGCTGAACGCTATCCTCGTGGTGACCCGCAAGCCGGAGCTGCTGCGTACCGCGGCCACCTGGATCAGCCGCCTTGACCGCGCCGACACGACGACCGGGGTGCGCGTCTATAATGTGCGCTACGGCGATGCGAAGCAGCTGGCAAAGGTTCTCAACGAACTGTTCATGGGAGGCTCGTCGACCGGGCTCGACCAGACCGCCAGCCAGATCGCGCCCGGCTCCGGCGTGTCCGTCAGCTCAAGCGGCGATTCCGGCTCCGACAACGGCCCCTCGGGCGGGGGGCTCAGCACGGCGCAGCGGCTCGGCGTCTCCTCGACCGGATCGGCCTCGGGAGGCCTGGGTGCCAAATCCGCCGCCTCGGACATGGATGCGCCGCCTCCGGCCGGCCCGCAGGGCTCGGCGGGGGCGCTGCTGCCGAGCGTGCGGATCACCGCGGACACCGTGAACAACACGCTGCTCATCTATGCCAGCCAGGAGCACTACCGCATCATCGAGCGCACGCTGGTGCAGCTCGATCGGCAGCAGCTCCAGGTCGCCATCGAGGCGACGGTGGCGGAGGTCACGCTCAACGACACCCTCAATTACGGCGTGCAATTCTATCTCACCAGCCAGGACCTCGGCCTCGGCAAGAACAATGGTTCGATCGTGAACACGCTGTCGAGCGCCATCGCCGACGCCGCCATCAACCAGGTCCTGCCCGGCTTCAACCTGCTGGTCGGCCCGGAGGGCCAGCCGAAGTTCATTCTCGATGCGCTGCACGCCGTCACCGACGTTAAGGTGCTGTCGAATCCGTCGCTGGTCGTGGTGGACAACCAGCCGGCGACACTGCAGGTTGGCGACGAGGTGCCGGTCTCGACCGGCAGCGCCACGGTGCTGACCGGCAACAACACCGTCGTCAACACCATCGAATACAAGAATACCGGAATCATCCTGCGCGTGGTGCCGCGGGTGAACGTCAACGGCCAGGTCCGGCTCGATATCGAGCAGGAGATCAGCAATGTCAGCACCGAAGCGACGGGCGGCAGCAGCAGCGGCGGTGGTGGCGGCAATGGCAGCAGCAACAGCAGCAGCACGCTGACGCCGACTGTATCGCAACGCAAGGTGAAGAGCACGATCGCGGTGATGAGCGGGCAGACCGTGCTGCTCGCCGGCCTGATCAGCGAGCGTCATAACGGCGTGCGCACCGGCATCCCCATCCTCGACCAGCTTCCCGGTGTGGGCGACCTGTTCGCCCACACCAACCATACGGTCCGACGGACCGAGCTCATCATCTTCATCCGGCCGCAAATCATCCGCGACAGCTTCGATGCGCATGCCGCTTCCGAGGAATTGCGCGCCAAGCTGCGCGGCGCGATCGGCTCGCCCCCCGGCGGCCCGGTGCCGCCGCGGTTCAACTGATGGCCATGAGCATGCGCGCCACCCCGTTCAGGACGATCGTCACGCTCGCCCGGCATGAGAGCCGCGCCATGGCGGCGGTCGCGGTGATCGCCGCGGCGGGCGTGGTCGCGAGCCTCGCGATCGAGAGCGGACCCAGCGGCGTGCTGGCGGCCGACCTGCTGCTGGTGGTGACCGCGATTGCCGTCATCGATGGACGCAGCTTCATCATCCCCGACGAGCTGAACGCGGCGGGTATCGTTCTCGGCCTCGCTTATGCGGGGTTGACGGAACCGTCCGTCACCGACGGGCTCATGCTCGCGGCGCTGCGGGGCGGGATTGTCGCATTGGCGTTCCTCGCGATCCGCTCCTGCTATCGCCGGCTGCGTGGGCGGGACGGACTGGGGCTTGGCGACGTCAAGCTCGCCGCCATGGCCGGGGTCTGGCTCGACTGGACGATGATCCCCATCGCCATCGACATCGCCGCCGGCGCCGCGCTTGCCGCCTATGGCCTGCGGCAGCTGGCGGTGGGACGCGCGGTCCGATCGACCGGGCGGCTGCCGTTCGGCCTGTTCTTCGCACCGGCAATATGGCTCGGCTGGGCTCTCGGGCGTTGGCTCATGGTGGGGGGCTGACATGAGACGCGTGGAGCGGAGCCGATTGAAGCTCGCCGCCATCGCCCTGGCAGTGGCGTTCGGGTTTGGCGGTCCAGCGCAGGCAAGGTCGTCGGCCGACCCCTTCGCGCTCTATGCGCGCGGCGACTATGCCGCCGCCGCGGCGCGCCTGACGCCGATGGCGGAGGCCGGCAATGCCCGCGCCCAGGGCCTGCTCGGTTTCCTCTATGAATATGGTCACGGCGTGCCGCAGGACTTTGTACGCGCAGGGATGTGGTACGTTTGCGGTGCCGAGCAGGGCGATCCGATGGCGCAGTATCTGCTGGGCCTCCTCTACGACAAGGGCCGCGGCGTTCCCGAGGACGTCGTGCTGGCGCACAAATGGCTGATCCTTGCCGCCGCGCGGGCCGAGCGCCGCGATCGCGATGTGTACATGCGAGTGCGCGACGCCGTCGCCACCAAGATGAGCATCGCGCAGATCGCCCTGGCGCAGCAGCTGGCGACGCAGTGGGTACCTGCCCCAAAGTTGCCGGTGCGCTAGGTCCCGCTTCGCCAGCGCGTAAACACCCCGAATCGACCCGTCGCCGATCCGGTCGGCGCCTTTCGCCAGGCCCGCCGCTGACGCAAGAGCAGGCCTCCGCAGTCTTGTATTCCAACGATTCCTATAAGCACCAACGAACGTGCGCGCAGTGCTGCACTGCTCGATAAGTAGGGTTTACCTATTTCGTTTCAGTTGGCGGTCAAGAAGCAAGCTGACACGGGGTGTCACTAGGCGTATACTATCTTTCCTACAGGTCGCGGCACGTCCGTGATTACTATTTCTCGGACGCGTCATCCTCGCGACGATGACTTCTCGAGCACTCGTTCGGGGGGGAGTGTCAATGACGGTCAGAAATCCTGTCGAATGGGGCGTGGACGCGATCAAGCAGACATTCGGTGCTGTACGATCCGCGGAGCACGCTTTTCATCACCCTGCGCAAGAAGTCCTGGTTCCGGTGGTCCGGAGGATCACCATTGCCGATCTTCGCGACGCCGTGGTCAAGGGGTTCGATGACTTCGGCGCCTACCGGACCGACGTGATCTTCATCTGCCTGATCTATCCACTGGCCGGCCTTGTGATCGCCAGCGCGACTATGGGCAATGGTCTGCTGCCCTTGCTGTTTCCGCTGATCTCCGGCTTCGCGCTCATCGGTCCGTTTGCCGCGGCCGGGCTTTATGAGATGAGCCGACGGCGGGAGCGGGGCGAATCGGCGACATGGACCGACGCCTTCGGCGTGCTCAGCTCGCCCTCGCTCGCAGCCATCATCGAGCTCGGTTTGCTGCTGGTCGGCATTTTCCTGGTCTGGCTGCTCACCGCGATGTTGATCTACCGCATGACGTTCGGCGCGGAACTGCCCGTGTCCTACGCGTCGTTCGCCCGGGAAGTCTTCACCACCGAGGCCGGCTGGACGCTGATCGTGCTGGGATGCGGGGCCGGCTTCCTGTTCGCCGTGCTGGTGCTGGCAATCAGCGTGGTTTCCTTCCCGCTGCTGCTCGATCACCGCGTCGGGGTGTCGCTCGCGGTACGTACCTCGGTCCGCGCCTTCATGGTCAATCCTGTTCCGATGCTCGCCTGGGGCCTCATCGTCGCTGGCGGGCTGGTGCTGGGGGCCATTCCACTGCTTGTCGGCCTGGTGGTGGTCATGCCGGTGCTCGGCCATGCCACCTGGCATCTCTATCGCAAGGTCATCGCCTAGAATTGGAACTCGACAAGGACCGCGAGCAGGACCGAGGGTAAGGATTAAGTGCAATGCATGTCGTCCTGATGCTGGTTCTGCTCGCCGTCGGCTCGGTCTTGTTTCATTTCGTAAGTCCGTGGTGGTGGACGCCGATCGCCTCCAATTGGCAATATATCGACGACACCATCATCATCACCTTCTGGATCACCGGGGTCGTCTTCGTCGCGGTCCTGTTGTTCATGGCCTACTGCGTGCTGCGCTTCCGCCATCGGGAGGGACGCAAGGCCATCTTCGAGCCGGAGAACCGCAAGCTCGAAGGCTGGCTGACCGTGGTCACCGGCATCGGGGTGGCGGCGATGCTGGCGCCCGGCCTGTTCGTCTGGAACCACTTCATCACTGTTCCCTCCGATGCGACGACGGTCGAGATCGTCGGTCAGCAATGGCAGTGGAGCTTTCGGCTGCCCGGCAAGGACGGCAAGCTCGGCGCTACCGACATTGACAGCATCGCCGACGACAATCCGCTCGGGCTGAACAAGAACGATCCCAATGGCCGGGACGATGTCGTCGTCCAGGGCGCCGAGTTGCATCTGCCGGTGGGCAAGCCGGTGAAGGTGCTGATGCGCTCGACCGATGTGCTGCACGATTTCTACGTGCCGGAGTTCCGGGCCAAGATGGACATAATACCCGGCTCGAGCACCTATTTCTGGCTCACCCCGACCCGCACCGGCACGTTCGACATCCTCTGCGCCGAACTCTGCGGCACCGGGCATCCCTATATGCGCGGATCGGTCGTGGTCGAGGAGGCCGTCGCCTATCAGGCGTGGCTGGAAGGCCAGCAGACCCGGGTGATGGCGCAGCAAAACGAAACGAAGAAATAGAAAAGACGAGCAAAGAGAGAAGACGGGGAGGTCTTGCCGATGGTCGATGTTCCGCTTGGCGCGGGTGCCGTGCCGCCGGCCGAAGTTGAAGATGTCGAGCTCTATCATCCGACGAGCTGGTGGACGCACTACGTCTTCAGCCAGGACGCCAAGATCATCGCCGTGCAGTATTCGATCACCGCGCTGTCGATCGGCATGTTCGCACTGGCGCTGTCCTGGCTGATGCGGCTGCAGCTGGCGTTTCCCGGCCTGCTCTCCTTCATCGACGCCGATGCCTATTACCAGCTCATCACCATGCACGGCATGATGATGGTGGTCTATGTGCTCACCGCGCTGTTCCTCGGCGGCTTTGGCAACTACCTCATCCCCTTGATGGTCGGCGCGCGGGACATGGTTTTCCCC harbors:
- the gspD gene encoding type II secretion system secretin GspD encodes the protein MSLSACSMFPDDKRPPDVIDQVKAIDLLPRQPAPVAAPAAIPDNRQAAEYYAPGAPAVGDRTGTVAAGQASASGGSEGYDLNFENAPLTTVAKVVLGDIMGVGYTIDPRVEGTISLASARPVPKSDMLYVLESALRTSNVAMIRDAVGYRLVPIAEAVGSGNADVGVARAEPGYGLSVVPLRYVSAQTLMPLLDSFATKTGAVRADPGRNILLIQGSGAERRAAIDTVLKFDADWMRGQSVGVYPVRNSAPEPLVAELENVMDAGEGGLSHNLVKFQVVSRLNAILVVTRKPELLRTAATWISRLDRADTTTGVRVYNVRYGDAKQLAKVLNELFMGGSSTGLDQTASQIAPGSGVSVSSSGDSGSDNGPSGGGLSTAQRLGVSSTGSASGGLGAKSAASDMDAPPPAGPQGSAGALLPSVRITADTVNNTLLIYASQEHYRIIERTLVQLDRQQLQVAIEATVAEVTLNDTLNYGVQFYLTSQDLGLGKNNGSIVNTLSSAIADAAINQVLPGFNLLVGPEGQPKFILDALHAVTDVKVLSNPSLVVVDNQPATLQVGDEVPVSTGSATVLTGNNTVVNTIEYKNTGIILRVVPRVNVNGQVRLDIEQEISNVSTEATGGSSSGGGGGNGSSNSSSTLTPTVSQRKVKSTIAVMSGQTVLLAGLISERHNGVRTGIPILDQLPGVGDLFAHTNHTVRRTELIIFIRPQIIRDSFDAHAASEELRAKLRGAIGSPPGGPVPPRFN
- a CDS encoding A24 family peptidase, with the protein product MAMSMRATPFRTIVTLARHESRAMAAVAVIAAAGVVASLAIESGPSGVLAADLLLVVTAIAVIDGRSFIIPDELNAAGIVLGLAYAGLTEPSVTDGLMLAALRGGIVALAFLAIRSCYRRLRGRDGLGLGDVKLAAMAGVWLDWTMIPIAIDIAAGAALAAYGLRQLAVGRAVRSTGRLPFGLFFAPAIWLGWALGRWLMVGG
- a CDS encoding tetratricopeptide repeat protein, whose product is MRRVERSRLKLAAIALAVAFGFGGPAQARSSADPFALYARGDYAAAAARLTPMAEAGNARAQGLLGFLYEYGHGVPQDFVRAGMWYVCGAEQGDPMAQYLLGLLYDKGRGVPEDVVLAHKWLILAAARAERRDRDVYMRVRDAVATKMSIAQIALAQQLATQWVPAPKLPVR
- a CDS encoding DUF2189 domain-containing protein encodes the protein MTVRNPVEWGVDAIKQTFGAVRSAEHAFHHPAQEVLVPVVRRITIADLRDAVVKGFDDFGAYRTDVIFICLIYPLAGLVIASATMGNGLLPLLFPLISGFALIGPFAAAGLYEMSRRRERGESATWTDAFGVLSSPSLAAIIELGLLLVGIFLVWLLTAMLIYRMTFGAELPVSYASFAREVFTTEAGWTLIVLGCGAGFLFAVLVLAISVVSFPLLLDHRVGVSLAVRTSVRAFMVNPVPMLAWGLIVAGGLVLGAIPLLVGLVVVMPVLGHATWHLYRKVIA
- a CDS encoding cytochrome c oxidase subunit II, with translation MHVVLMLVLLAVGSVLFHFVSPWWWTPIASNWQYIDDTIIITFWITGVVFVAVLLFMAYCVLRFRHREGRKAIFEPENRKLEGWLTVVTGIGVAAMLAPGLFVWNHFITVPSDATTVEIVGQQWQWSFRLPGKDGKLGATDIDSIADDNPLGLNKNDPNGRDDVVVQGAELHLPVGKPVKVLMRSTDVLHDFYVPEFRAKMDIIPGSSTYFWLTPTRTGTFDILCAELCGTGHPYMRGSVVVEEAVAYQAWLEGQQTRVMAQQNETKK